A genomic region of Dunckerocampus dactyliophorus isolate RoL2022-P2 chromosome 8, RoL_Ddac_1.1, whole genome shotgun sequence contains the following coding sequences:
- the inka2 gene encoding PAK4-inhibitor INKA2, translating to MEQQTSKKRNMDVCLRRLKQELVSMKEAGDGLHAQMNSMMGALQELKLLQVQTALDNLNLSARPVVRGWTHHQDTPASDTTSTSASDRNHRLSDDPSPSPETSMEFGATFIRDGPSVSQSRYSSEETLSSGSSLEMERREGVVTQSKDLEALPRRWSGYMAPQVDFYGPIVGNPPPDPYIQPQAPQRSQVVDLPGILHSLSREGPSLDNDYSQDSMDDASDWTSSLMSRSRNRQPLVLGDNVFADLVGNWLDLPEVETDEREEEETRKKREVRMADGSTDGPDTPAHPLHLSRSQEICRKFSLTTNIFKKFLRSVRPDRDKLLKERPGWMVPELPEGDLFKRPKKMAPKSVQKGSFYLPFWANGQQGKGRPGQIETVTNQTHFHQVHEKPFAGIYLDRRQPETSLRKVQPLFDYNTAVWV from the coding sequence GTGTCCATGAAAGAAGCAGGAGATGGCCTCCACGCTCAGATGAATTCAATGATGGGAGCCCTCCAGGAACTCAAGCTCCTTCAGGTCCAGACCGCCCTTGACAACCTCAACCTATCAGCTCGACCAGTCGTAAGAGGATGGACACATCACCAAGACACCCCGGCTTCTGACACAACGTCCACAAGTGCTTCAGACAGGAATCACAGGTTGTCTGACGATCCCAGCCCGAGTCCGGAGACTTCCATGGAGTTCGGGGCCACATTTATCAGAGATGGACCTAGCGTGTCACAAAGTAGATACAGCAGTGAAGAGACTTTGTCTTCTGGATCCAGTCTGGAGATGGAGAGACGCGAGGGAGTAGTGACACAAAGCAAAGACCTAGAGGCGTTACCAAGGAGGTGGTCAGGCTACATGGCGCCACAGGTGGACTTCTATGGGCCAATAGTGGGGAACCCTCCACCAGACCCCTATATCCAGCCGCAGGCTCCCCAGCGTTCACAGGTGGTGGATCTGCCGGGCATCCTTCACAGCCTCTCCAGAGAAGGTCCATCATTAGACAACGATTACTCACAGGACAGCATGGACGATGCCAGCGACTGGACTTCCTCACTCATGAGCCGCAGCCGCAACCGCCAACCCTTAGTGCTTGGGGATAACGTCTTCGCCGACCTCGTAGGCAACTGGCTGGACTTGCCCGAGGTGGAGACAGATgagagggaggaagaggagacaaGGAAGAAGAGGGAGGTGAGGATGGCAGATGGAAGCACCGACGGACCGGACACCCCGGCTCACCCGCTCCACCTCAGCCGCTCTCAAGAGATCTGCAGGAAGTTCTCGCTCACCACAAACATCTTCAAGAAGTTCCTCCGCAGCGTTCGACCGGACAGGGACAAGCTCCTCAAGGAGAGGCCCGGCTGGATGGTGCCTGAGCTTCCAGAGGGTGACCTCTTCAAACGGCCCAAAAAGATGGCTCCCAAAAGCGTCCAAAAAGGCAGCTTCTACTTACCGTTCTGGGCTAACGGACAGCAGGGTAAAGGCCGACCGGGTCAGATTGAAACAGTAACAAATCAAACCCACTTCCACCAGGTCCATGAGAAACCATTTGCAGGGATTTATTTAGATCGGAGACAGCCAGAGACTAGTTTGAGAAAAGTGCAGCCATTGTTTGACTACAACACAGCTGTGTGGGTGTGA